The following proteins come from a genomic window of Nicotiana tomentosiformis chromosome 12, ASM39032v3, whole genome shotgun sequence:
- the LOC104089476 gene encoding auxin response factor 2B-like isoform X2 — MCTEMAASDSGHNAPGGAGNVDAERALYTELWRACAGPLVTVPREGQLVFYFPQGHIEQVEASTNQVSDQQMPVYNLPSKILCRVINVLLKAEPDTDEVYAQLTLMPEPNQDESAVTKEPMPPSPPRFHVHSFCKTLTASDTSTHGGFSVLRRHADECLPPLDMSRQPPTQELAAKDLHANQWRFRHIFRGQPRRHLLQSGWSVFVSSKRLVAGDAFIFLRGENGELRVGVRRAMRQQGNAPSSVISSHSMHLGVLATAWHAIQTKTMFTVYYKPRTSPADFIVPYDQYMKSVKNNYSIGMRFKMRFEGEEAPEQRFTGTIVGIEDGDPKRWPESKWRCLKVRWDESSAIPRPDQVSPWKIEPALTPPALNPLPIPRPKRPRSNVLPSSPDSSVLTREDPSQASGFSRVLKGQEMSTLKGNFVENNGSDSSENPIVWPPPLNDGKTDVHSASRRCLSDKWLPLGRPESSFTDLLSGFGVQVSSSHGLHLPTGGQTALPASLVKRQAMDKENEFSLLRKHWSLASSGLSLNLMDSGLKGGDTLYQMRETSRCSGFNEYPTLPGHRIDNQQGNWLMPQSVLPYTQMSTHSGEMMPKPMASLQPEAVKPKEGNCKLFGIPLRSDSASIVPVKLRNNSPIDSASNMHFGVHHQFPATESDLRSEQSKGSKVLDDGITVNDQEKQFQTSHLGTRDREGKGLTNSTRSCTKVHKHGTALGRSVDLAKFNNYEELIAELDHLFYFNGELKAQNKNWLVVYTDDEGDMMLVGDDPWQEFCGMVCKIFLYTKEEVQRMNAGSLNSIGEDNSSVAEGSDAKEVKDMQLPFESSPDDS; from the exons ATGTGTACGGAAATGGCTGCTTCTGATAGTGGCCACAATGCTCCCGGCGGCGCCGGAAATG TTGATGCGGAGAGAGCGTTGTACACGGAGCTATGGCGTGCATGTGCAGGTCCGCTTGTGACAGTGCCACGCGAAGGCCAGCTCGTGTTCTATTTCCCACAAGGTCATATTGAACAG GTTGAAGCATCAACCAATCAAGTTTCAGACCAGCAGATGCCAGTATATAATCTTCCTTCTAAGATCCTCTGCCGTGTAATTAACGTCCTATTGAAG GCTGAACCAGATACTGATGAGGTGTACGCACAATTGACTTTGATGCCAGAGCCAAAT CAAGATGAAAGTGCAGTTACGAAGGAACCGATGCCCCCTTCGCCACCACGATTCCATGTGCACTCTTTTTGTAAGACACTAACTGCCTCTGATACCAGCACTCACGGAGGCTTTTCTGTCCTGAGACGGCATGCTGATGAATGCCTCCCTCCTCTG GATATGTCTCGGCAACCTCCAACACAGGAGTTGGCGGCCAAAGATTTGCATGCAAATCAGTGGCGCTTCAGGCACATATTTCGGG GCCAGCCTAGGAGGCAccttcttcagagtggttggagTGTGTTTGTAAGTTCGAAAAGGCTTGTTGCTGGGGATGCATTCATATTTCTTAG AGGTGAGAACGGGGAGCTTCGTGTTGGAGTCAGACGTGCCATGAGACAGCAGGGTAATGCTCCATCATCAGTGATATCCAGTCATAGCATGCATCTCGGTGTCCTTGCTACAGCTTGGCATGCTATTCAGACGAAAACAATGTTCACAGTGTATTACAAACCAAG GACGAGCCCTGCTGATTTTATAGTTCCATATGACCAGTATATGAAGTCTGTGAAAAACAATTACTCCATCGGCATGAGGTTTAAAATGAGGTTTGAAGGTGAAGAAGCTCCAGAACAGAG GTTTACTGGCACTATAGTTGGCATTGAAGATGGTGACCCCAAAAGGTGGCCTGAGTCCAAATGGAGATGCCTGAAG GTTCGATGGGATGAAAGTTCTGCTATTCCTAGGCCAGACCAAGTTTCACCCTGGAAAATAGAGCCAGCTCTTACCCCTCCTGCCCTTAATCCACTTCCAATACCAAGGCCAAAAAGGCCTCGATCAAATGTTCTGCCCTCGTCTCCTGATTCTTCTGTTCTTACTAGGGAAG ACCCTTCACAAGCCAGTGGGTTTTCAAGGGTCTTAAAAGGTCAAGAAATGTCGACCTTGAAAGGCAATTTCGTAGAAAATAATGGGTCAGATTCTTCTGAGAATCCAATTGTATGGCCACCGCCACTGAATGATGGGAAGACTGATGTTCATTCTGCATCAAGGAGATGTCTGTCAGATAAATGGCTTCCTTTAGGGAGGCCTGAATCATCTTTTACAGATCTATTATCAGGTTTTGGGGTGCAAGTGAGTTCCTCCCATGGGCTCCATTTACCCACTGGGGGCCAAACAGCACTTCCTGCTAGCTTGGTGAAGCGACAAGCAATGGACAAGGAAAATGAATTCAGCTTACTGAGAAAACACTGGTCTCTAGCGTCTTCTGGTCTCTCACTTAATCTGATGGATTCAGGATTGAAGGGGGGTGATACTCTTTATCAAATGCGGGAAACATCGAGGTGTAGTGGTTTTAACGAGTATCCAACCCTCCCTGGTCATAGAATTGACAATCAGCAGGGAAATTGGTTAATGCCCCAGTCTGTGTTGCCTTATACTCAGATGTCCACTCATTCTGGAGAAATGATGCCTAAACCCATGGCTTCGCTACAGCCTGAAGCCGTGAAACCCAAAGAGGGAAATTGCAAACTATTTGGCATTCCCCTTCGAAGTGACTCTGCTTCCATAGTTCCTGTCAAGTTGCGAAATAATTCACCGATTGACTCAGCAAGTAACATGCATTTTGGTGTACATCATCAATTCCCTGCAACTGAATCTGATCTAAGGTCTGAGCAATCAAAGGGATCAAAGGTACTAGATGATGGTATCACAGTTAATGATCAGGAGAAACAATTCCAAACCTCTCATCTTGGTACTCGAGATAGAGAGGGCAAAGGCCTTACTAATTCAACAAGGAGTTGCACCAAG GTTCATAAACATGGCACAGCCCTTGGAAGGTCTGTGGATCTTGCAAAGTTCAACAACTATGAAGAATTGATAGCTGAACTGGATCACCTTTTTTATTTTAATGGTGAGCTCAAGGCTCAGAACAAGAACTGGCTGGTTGTATATACTGATGATGAGGGTGACATGATGCTTGTTGGAGATGATCCATGGCA AGAATTTTGTGGTATGGTGTGCAAGATTTTCCTCTACACGAAAGAAGAGGTGCAGCGAATGAACGCAGGGTCTCTCAATTCAATAGGTGAAGACAATTCTTCTGTTGCAGAAGGCTCTGATGCTAAAGAAGTGAAGGATATGCAGCTTCCTTTTGAATCCAGTCCTGACGATTCTTAG
- the LOC104089476 gene encoding auxin response factor 2B-like isoform X1 — protein sequence MCTEMAASDSGHNAPGGAGNVDAERALYTELWRACAGPLVTVPREGQLVFYFPQGHIEQVEASTNQVSDQQMPVYNLPSKILCRVINVLLKAEPDTDEVYAQLTLMPEPNQDESAVTKEPMPPSPPRFHVHSFCKTLTASDTSTHGGFSVLRRHADECLPPLDMSRQPPTQELAAKDLHANQWRFRHIFRGQPRRHLLQSGWSVFVSSKRLVAGDAFIFLRGENGELRVGVRRAMRQQGNAPSSVISSHSMHLGVLATAWHAIQTKTMFTVYYKPRTSPADFIVPYDQYMKSVKNNYSIGMRFKMRFEGEEAPEQRFTGTIVGIEDGDPKRWPESKWRCLKVRWDESSAIPRPDQVSPWKIEPALTPPALNPLPIPRPKRPRSNVLPSSPDSSVLTREGSSKITADPSQASGFSRVLKGQEMSTLKGNFVENNGSDSSENPIVWPPPLNDGKTDVHSASRRCLSDKWLPLGRPESSFTDLLSGFGVQVSSSHGLHLPTGGQTALPASLVKRQAMDKENEFSLLRKHWSLASSGLSLNLMDSGLKGGDTLYQMRETSRCSGFNEYPTLPGHRIDNQQGNWLMPQSVLPYTQMSTHSGEMMPKPMASLQPEAVKPKEGNCKLFGIPLRSDSASIVPVKLRNNSPIDSASNMHFGVHHQFPATESDLRSEQSKGSKVLDDGITVNDQEKQFQTSHLGTRDREGKGLTNSTRSCTKVHKHGTALGRSVDLAKFNNYEELIAELDHLFYFNGELKAQNKNWLVVYTDDEGDMMLVGDDPWQEFCGMVCKIFLYTKEEVQRMNAGSLNSIGEDNSSVAEGSDAKEVKDMQLPFESSPDDS from the exons ATGTGTACGGAAATGGCTGCTTCTGATAGTGGCCACAATGCTCCCGGCGGCGCCGGAAATG TTGATGCGGAGAGAGCGTTGTACACGGAGCTATGGCGTGCATGTGCAGGTCCGCTTGTGACAGTGCCACGCGAAGGCCAGCTCGTGTTCTATTTCCCACAAGGTCATATTGAACAG GTTGAAGCATCAACCAATCAAGTTTCAGACCAGCAGATGCCAGTATATAATCTTCCTTCTAAGATCCTCTGCCGTGTAATTAACGTCCTATTGAAG GCTGAACCAGATACTGATGAGGTGTACGCACAATTGACTTTGATGCCAGAGCCAAAT CAAGATGAAAGTGCAGTTACGAAGGAACCGATGCCCCCTTCGCCACCACGATTCCATGTGCACTCTTTTTGTAAGACACTAACTGCCTCTGATACCAGCACTCACGGAGGCTTTTCTGTCCTGAGACGGCATGCTGATGAATGCCTCCCTCCTCTG GATATGTCTCGGCAACCTCCAACACAGGAGTTGGCGGCCAAAGATTTGCATGCAAATCAGTGGCGCTTCAGGCACATATTTCGGG GCCAGCCTAGGAGGCAccttcttcagagtggttggagTGTGTTTGTAAGTTCGAAAAGGCTTGTTGCTGGGGATGCATTCATATTTCTTAG AGGTGAGAACGGGGAGCTTCGTGTTGGAGTCAGACGTGCCATGAGACAGCAGGGTAATGCTCCATCATCAGTGATATCCAGTCATAGCATGCATCTCGGTGTCCTTGCTACAGCTTGGCATGCTATTCAGACGAAAACAATGTTCACAGTGTATTACAAACCAAG GACGAGCCCTGCTGATTTTATAGTTCCATATGACCAGTATATGAAGTCTGTGAAAAACAATTACTCCATCGGCATGAGGTTTAAAATGAGGTTTGAAGGTGAAGAAGCTCCAGAACAGAG GTTTACTGGCACTATAGTTGGCATTGAAGATGGTGACCCCAAAAGGTGGCCTGAGTCCAAATGGAGATGCCTGAAG GTTCGATGGGATGAAAGTTCTGCTATTCCTAGGCCAGACCAAGTTTCACCCTGGAAAATAGAGCCAGCTCTTACCCCTCCTGCCCTTAATCCACTTCCAATACCAAGGCCAAAAAGGCCTCGATCAAATGTTCTGCCCTCGTCTCCTGATTCTTCTGTTCTTACTAGGGAAG GTTCATCCAAAATAACTGCAGACCCTTCACAAGCCAGTGGGTTTTCAAGGGTCTTAAAAGGTCAAGAAATGTCGACCTTGAAAGGCAATTTCGTAGAAAATAATGGGTCAGATTCTTCTGAGAATCCAATTGTATGGCCACCGCCACTGAATGATGGGAAGACTGATGTTCATTCTGCATCAAGGAGATGTCTGTCAGATAAATGGCTTCCTTTAGGGAGGCCTGAATCATCTTTTACAGATCTATTATCAGGTTTTGGGGTGCAAGTGAGTTCCTCCCATGGGCTCCATTTACCCACTGGGGGCCAAACAGCACTTCCTGCTAGCTTGGTGAAGCGACAAGCAATGGACAAGGAAAATGAATTCAGCTTACTGAGAAAACACTGGTCTCTAGCGTCTTCTGGTCTCTCACTTAATCTGATGGATTCAGGATTGAAGGGGGGTGATACTCTTTATCAAATGCGGGAAACATCGAGGTGTAGTGGTTTTAACGAGTATCCAACCCTCCCTGGTCATAGAATTGACAATCAGCAGGGAAATTGGTTAATGCCCCAGTCTGTGTTGCCTTATACTCAGATGTCCACTCATTCTGGAGAAATGATGCCTAAACCCATGGCTTCGCTACAGCCTGAAGCCGTGAAACCCAAAGAGGGAAATTGCAAACTATTTGGCATTCCCCTTCGAAGTGACTCTGCTTCCATAGTTCCTGTCAAGTTGCGAAATAATTCACCGATTGACTCAGCAAGTAACATGCATTTTGGTGTACATCATCAATTCCCTGCAACTGAATCTGATCTAAGGTCTGAGCAATCAAAGGGATCAAAGGTACTAGATGATGGTATCACAGTTAATGATCAGGAGAAACAATTCCAAACCTCTCATCTTGGTACTCGAGATAGAGAGGGCAAAGGCCTTACTAATTCAACAAGGAGTTGCACCAAG GTTCATAAACATGGCACAGCCCTTGGAAGGTCTGTGGATCTTGCAAAGTTCAACAACTATGAAGAATTGATAGCTGAACTGGATCACCTTTTTTATTTTAATGGTGAGCTCAAGGCTCAGAACAAGAACTGGCTGGTTGTATATACTGATGATGAGGGTGACATGATGCTTGTTGGAGATGATCCATGGCA AGAATTTTGTGGTATGGTGTGCAAGATTTTCCTCTACACGAAAGAAGAGGTGCAGCGAATGAACGCAGGGTCTCTCAATTCAATAGGTGAAGACAATTCTTCTGTTGCAGAAGGCTCTGATGCTAAAGAAGTGAAGGATATGCAGCTTCCTTTTGAATCCAGTCCTGACGATTCTTAG
- the LOC104089476 gene encoding auxin response factor 2B-like isoform X3 has translation MLPAAPEMVEASTNQVSDQQMPVYNLPSKILCRVINVLLKAEPDTDEVYAQLTLMPEPNQDESAVTKEPMPPSPPRFHVHSFCKTLTASDTSTHGGFSVLRRHADECLPPLDMSRQPPTQELAAKDLHANQWRFRHIFRGQPRRHLLQSGWSVFVSSKRLVAGDAFIFLRGENGELRVGVRRAMRQQGNAPSSVISSHSMHLGVLATAWHAIQTKTMFTVYYKPRTSPADFIVPYDQYMKSVKNNYSIGMRFKMRFEGEEAPEQRFTGTIVGIEDGDPKRWPESKWRCLKVRWDESSAIPRPDQVSPWKIEPALTPPALNPLPIPRPKRPRSNVLPSSPDSSVLTREGSSKITADPSQASGFSRVLKGQEMSTLKGNFVENNGSDSSENPIVWPPPLNDGKTDVHSASRRCLSDKWLPLGRPESSFTDLLSGFGVQVSSSHGLHLPTGGQTALPASLVKRQAMDKENEFSLLRKHWSLASSGLSLNLMDSGLKGGDTLYQMRETSRCSGFNEYPTLPGHRIDNQQGNWLMPQSVLPYTQMSTHSGEMMPKPMASLQPEAVKPKEGNCKLFGIPLRSDSASIVPVKLRNNSPIDSASNMHFGVHHQFPATESDLRSEQSKGSKVLDDGITVNDQEKQFQTSHLGTRDREGKGLTNSTRSCTKVHKHGTALGRSVDLAKFNNYEELIAELDHLFYFNGELKAQNKNWLVVYTDDEGDMMLVGDDPWQEFCGMVCKIFLYTKEEVQRMNAGSLNSIGEDNSSVAEGSDAKEVKDMQLPFESSPDDS, from the exons ATGCTCCCGGCGGCGCCGGAAATG GTTGAAGCATCAACCAATCAAGTTTCAGACCAGCAGATGCCAGTATATAATCTTCCTTCTAAGATCCTCTGCCGTGTAATTAACGTCCTATTGAAG GCTGAACCAGATACTGATGAGGTGTACGCACAATTGACTTTGATGCCAGAGCCAAAT CAAGATGAAAGTGCAGTTACGAAGGAACCGATGCCCCCTTCGCCACCACGATTCCATGTGCACTCTTTTTGTAAGACACTAACTGCCTCTGATACCAGCACTCACGGAGGCTTTTCTGTCCTGAGACGGCATGCTGATGAATGCCTCCCTCCTCTG GATATGTCTCGGCAACCTCCAACACAGGAGTTGGCGGCCAAAGATTTGCATGCAAATCAGTGGCGCTTCAGGCACATATTTCGGG GCCAGCCTAGGAGGCAccttcttcagagtggttggagTGTGTTTGTAAGTTCGAAAAGGCTTGTTGCTGGGGATGCATTCATATTTCTTAG AGGTGAGAACGGGGAGCTTCGTGTTGGAGTCAGACGTGCCATGAGACAGCAGGGTAATGCTCCATCATCAGTGATATCCAGTCATAGCATGCATCTCGGTGTCCTTGCTACAGCTTGGCATGCTATTCAGACGAAAACAATGTTCACAGTGTATTACAAACCAAG GACGAGCCCTGCTGATTTTATAGTTCCATATGACCAGTATATGAAGTCTGTGAAAAACAATTACTCCATCGGCATGAGGTTTAAAATGAGGTTTGAAGGTGAAGAAGCTCCAGAACAGAG GTTTACTGGCACTATAGTTGGCATTGAAGATGGTGACCCCAAAAGGTGGCCTGAGTCCAAATGGAGATGCCTGAAG GTTCGATGGGATGAAAGTTCTGCTATTCCTAGGCCAGACCAAGTTTCACCCTGGAAAATAGAGCCAGCTCTTACCCCTCCTGCCCTTAATCCACTTCCAATACCAAGGCCAAAAAGGCCTCGATCAAATGTTCTGCCCTCGTCTCCTGATTCTTCTGTTCTTACTAGGGAAG GTTCATCCAAAATAACTGCAGACCCTTCACAAGCCAGTGGGTTTTCAAGGGTCTTAAAAGGTCAAGAAATGTCGACCTTGAAAGGCAATTTCGTAGAAAATAATGGGTCAGATTCTTCTGAGAATCCAATTGTATGGCCACCGCCACTGAATGATGGGAAGACTGATGTTCATTCTGCATCAAGGAGATGTCTGTCAGATAAATGGCTTCCTTTAGGGAGGCCTGAATCATCTTTTACAGATCTATTATCAGGTTTTGGGGTGCAAGTGAGTTCCTCCCATGGGCTCCATTTACCCACTGGGGGCCAAACAGCACTTCCTGCTAGCTTGGTGAAGCGACAAGCAATGGACAAGGAAAATGAATTCAGCTTACTGAGAAAACACTGGTCTCTAGCGTCTTCTGGTCTCTCACTTAATCTGATGGATTCAGGATTGAAGGGGGGTGATACTCTTTATCAAATGCGGGAAACATCGAGGTGTAGTGGTTTTAACGAGTATCCAACCCTCCCTGGTCATAGAATTGACAATCAGCAGGGAAATTGGTTAATGCCCCAGTCTGTGTTGCCTTATACTCAGATGTCCACTCATTCTGGAGAAATGATGCCTAAACCCATGGCTTCGCTACAGCCTGAAGCCGTGAAACCCAAAGAGGGAAATTGCAAACTATTTGGCATTCCCCTTCGAAGTGACTCTGCTTCCATAGTTCCTGTCAAGTTGCGAAATAATTCACCGATTGACTCAGCAAGTAACATGCATTTTGGTGTACATCATCAATTCCCTGCAACTGAATCTGATCTAAGGTCTGAGCAATCAAAGGGATCAAAGGTACTAGATGATGGTATCACAGTTAATGATCAGGAGAAACAATTCCAAACCTCTCATCTTGGTACTCGAGATAGAGAGGGCAAAGGCCTTACTAATTCAACAAGGAGTTGCACCAAG GTTCATAAACATGGCACAGCCCTTGGAAGGTCTGTGGATCTTGCAAAGTTCAACAACTATGAAGAATTGATAGCTGAACTGGATCACCTTTTTTATTTTAATGGTGAGCTCAAGGCTCAGAACAAGAACTGGCTGGTTGTATATACTGATGATGAGGGTGACATGATGCTTGTTGGAGATGATCCATGGCA AGAATTTTGTGGTATGGTGTGCAAGATTTTCCTCTACACGAAAGAAGAGGTGCAGCGAATGAACGCAGGGTCTCTCAATTCAATAGGTGAAGACAATTCTTCTGTTGCAGAAGGCTCTGATGCTAAAGAAGTGAAGGATATGCAGCTTCCTTTTGAATCCAGTCCTGACGATTCTTAG
- the LOC104089477 gene encoding ATP-dependent Clp protease ATP-binding subunit ClpA homolog CD4B, chloroplastic yields MARALVQSTNIPSSVAGERTTKFNGSGKTNRTVKMLCSAQSPSLRLRDFSGLRGCNAIDTLVRSGQTLQSKVAAATSVRRPRGCRFVPKAMFERFTEKAIKVIMLAQEEARRLGHNFVGTEQILLGLIGEGTGIAAKVLKSMGINLKDARVEVEKIIGRGSGFVAVEIPFTPRAKRVLELSLEEARQLGHNYIGSEHLLLGLLREGEGVAARVLENLGADPSNIRTQVIRMVGESNEAVGASVGGGSSGQKMPTLEEYGTNLTKLAEEGKLDPVVGRQLQIERVTQILGRRTKNNPCLIGEPGVGKTAIAEGLAQRIANGDVPETIEGKKVITLDMGLLVAGTKYRGEFEERLKKLMEEIKQSDEIILFIDEVHTLIGAGAAEGAIDAANILKPALARGELQCIGATTLDEYRKHIEKDPALERRFQPVKVPEPTVDETIQILKGLRERYEIHHKLRYTDEALEAAAQLSYQYISDRFLPDKAIDLIDEAGSRVRLRHAQLPEEAKELEKELRQITKEKNEAVRGQDFEKAGELRDREMDLKAQITALIDKNKEMSKAESEAGDTGPLVTEADIQHIVSSWTGIPVEKVSTDESDRLLKMEETLHTRIIGQDEAVKAISRAIRRARVGLKNPNRPIASFIFSGPTGVGKSELAKSLAAYYFGSEEAMIRLDMSEFMERHTVSKLIGSPPGYVGYTEGGQLTEAVRRRPYTVVLFDEIEKAHPDVFNMMLQILEDGRLTDSKGRTVDFKNTLLIMTSNVGSSVIEKGGRRIGFDLDYDEKDSSYNRIKSLVTEELKQYFRPEFLNRLDEMIVFRQLTKLEVKEIADIMLKEVFERLKGKEIELQVTERFRDRVVDEGYNPSYGARPLRRAIMRLLEDSMAEKMLAGEIKEGDSVIVDVDSDGNVTVLNGSSGTPSDPAPEPIPV; encoded by the exons ATGGCTAGAGCTTTAGTTCAGTCGACAAACATCCCATCGTCAGTTGCTGGCGAAAGGACGACAAAATTCAATGGATCTGGGAAAACAAACAGAACTGTTAAAATGCTATGCAGTGCACAATCTCCTTCGCTAAGGCTGCGGGATTTTTCAGGATTGCGAGGATGCAATGCAATAGATACACTAGTTAGATCTGGACAAACTCTCCAATCCAAGGTAGCAGCTGCAACTTCTGTCAGACGACCACGAGGTTGCCGATTTGTACCAAAAGCAATGTTTGAGCGCTTCACAGAGAAGGCCATAAAAGTCATTATGCTTGCACAAGAAGAGGCCAGACGACTTGGTCACAATTTTGTTGGCACAGAGCAGATTCTGTTGGGTCTTATTGGTGAGGGAACTGGTATTGCTGCTAAGGTTCTTAAATCCATGGGAATTAATTTGAAAGATGCTCGTGTGGAAGTGGAAAAGATAATTGGACGGGGTAGTGGATTTGTTGCTGTTGAGATCCCTTTTACGCCTCGTGCCAAGCGTGTTTTGGAACTCTCTCTGGAGGAGGCCCGCCAACTAG GGCATAACTATATTGGTTCGGAACACTTGCTACTTGGGTTGCTACGTGAAGGTGAAGGTGTGGCTGCCCGTGTCCTTGAAAATTTGGGCGCTGACCCCAGTAACATCCGCACTCAG GTGATCCGAATGGTTGGAGAGAGTAATGAGGCTGTTGGTGCTAGCGTTGGAGGTGGAAGTTCTGGCCAAAAAATGCCTACACTGGAGGAGTACGGAACAAATTTGACAAAGTTAGCTGAAGAG GGGAAATTAGATCCTGTTGTTGGAAGACAACTGCAAATTGAACGGGTCACTCAAATCTTGGGTCGGCGGACTAAGAACAACCCTTGTCTTATTGGAGAACCAGGTGTTGGCAAAACAGCTATTGCTGAGGGTCTGGCACAAAGAATTGCAAACGGTGATGTCCCTGAAACAATTGAGGGGAAGAAG GTGataactcttgatatgggtttgctTGTTGCTGGGACAAAATACCGTGGAGAGTTTGAGGAAAGGCTAAAGAAGCTGATGGAGGAAATCAAACAGAGTGATGAAATAATACTATTTATCGATGAAGTGCACACCTTGATCGGAGCTGGAGCAGCGGAGGGGGCCATCGATGCTGCAAACATCTTGAAACCTGCCCTAGCTCGAGGTGAACTACAG TGTATTGGAGCTACCACACTAGATGAATACCGAAAGCATATTGAGAAAGATCCTGCATTGGAGAGGCGATTCCAGCCAGTTAAGGTCCCTGAACCTACTGTTGATGAAACCATTCAGATTCTGAAAGGGCTTCGTGAGAGATATGAGATTCATCACAAGCTTCGTTACACTGACGAGGCATTAGAGGCTGCTGCCCAGCTCTCATACCAGTACATCAG TGACCGTTTTCTGCCTGATAAAGCAATTGACTTGATTGATGAAGCTGGTTCTCGTGTTCGACTTCGCCATGCACAG CTCCCTGAGGAAGCAAAAGAGCTTGAGAAAGAGCTTCGTCAAATCACAAAGGAGAAGAATGAAGCTGTCCGCGGTCAAGATTTCGAAAAG GCTGGGGAATTACGTGATAGAGAAATGGATCTTAAGGCACAGATCACGGCCCTCATAGACAAAAACAAAGAGATGAGCAAGGCTGAAAGTGAGGCTGGAGATACAGGTCCGCTTGTGACTGAAGCAGATATTCAGCACATTGTCTCTTCTTGGACTGGCATCCCTGTTGAGAAGGTCTCGACTGACGAATCTGATCGCCTcctaaaaatggaagaaacactTCACACTCGAATCATTGGCCAGGATGAAGCTGTCAAAGCCATTAGTCGTGCCATTCGACGTGCGCGGGTTGGGCTCAAGAATCCCAACCGGCCTATTGCTAGTTTCATCTTTTCTGGTCCAACTGGTGTTGGGAAGTCAGAACTGGCAAAGTCACTGGCTGCATATTACTTTGGTTCTGAAGAAGCAATGATCCGGCTTGATATGAGTGAGTTTATGGAGAGACACACAGTCTCTAAGCTCATCGGATCACCCCCTGGTTATGTTGGTTACACAGAAGGTGGTCAACTGACTGAAGCCGTAAGGCGACGACCTTATACTGTTGTGCTCTTTGATGAAATTGAGAAGGCTCATCCCGATGTCTTCAACATGATGCTTCAAATTCTTGAAGATGGAAGGTTGACAGACAGCAAGGGGAGAACTGTCGATTTCAAGAACACACTTCTCATCATGACATCAAATGTTGGAAGTAGTGTGATAGAGAAAGGTGGCCGTCGTATAGGTTTTGATCTCGATTATGATGAGAAGGATAGCAGTTACAATCGTATCAAGAGCTTAGTGACTGAAGAATTGAAACAGTACTTCAGGCCTGAGTTTTTGAACAGATTGGATGAGATGATTGTATTCCGCCAGCTCACCAAGTTAGAGGTGAAGGAGATAGCTGATATCATGCTTAAGGAGGTATTTGAGAGGTTGAAAGGTAAGGAGATAGAACTTCAAGTGACAGAGAGGTTTAGAGATAGGGTGGTTGACGAAGGATACAACCCGAGCTACGGAGCACGGCCTCTGAGAAGAGCTATTATGAGACTGTTAGAGGACAGCATGGCGGAGAAAATGCTCGCAGGTGAGATCAAAGAAGGTGATTCGGTTATTGTGGACGTGGATTCAGACGGCAATGTGACTGTCCTCAATGGCAGTAGTGGTACTCCCTCGGACCCGGCTCCGGAGCCTATCCCTGTGTAG